From Paenibacillus graminis:
TCTACATAGAAGCACAGCACTTCTCCGATCATCATATCGCAGTGTCCCAGCTCCACATGCCGCGTAAGCCGGCACTCCATGGCAATCCTGCATTCCGCTATACGCGGAACCCGGATCATTTGTCCGGGCACCGGCGTTAGTCCGGCCAATTCCAGCTCGCTGACGCCTTCCGGGGCGTTGATTGAGGTGTGGTTAATCGCAGCCACATTATCCTCGTCCACGATATGCACCACAAACTCTCCATTGCGCAAAATGTTGCTTGCCGTGTGCTTCATCTCTCCGGTTGCCTTGCGCACACAGGAAAACATAATCATCGGCGGTTCATCATTCACAATATTGAAAAAACTGAACGGCGCGGCATTCACCACGCCTTGTTCATTTATTGAGGTTACAAAAGCAATCGGCCGGGGGATAATGCTTCCGATCAGAAGCTTGTAATTGTCATGCGCCGATTGTGCTGAAGCAGCGATATACATAAAAACACCTCCATGCAATGTGTTGAACGCCTAAGGTAAGGGCTTAAGGGCTTATTCTAAAATAGAAAATGTATAGTTTCAAGCTATCCATTATCCTTCGATTTCCGCTGAAACTTCACTGTCCCTTTAAAGGGCGGTGTTGCCGTTTCTGCTTGAGGTTGACCAAAACGATGCTGCCCACAATAAGCAGCAGGCCGACCACCAGATTAAGCGTGATCCGCTCATGCAGCAGCACTACACTTGAACCGATGGAGATCAGCGGAATCAGAAAGGTGAAGGAACCGACCTTGCCGGCCTCCCCTTCCTTGATGAGACTGAAATACACCATCCAGCCCAAGGCGATCACGAATACAGAAATGAACAGGGTGTTCATGATAAAAGCCGTGTTCCAGGTTATATCCGCCCAGCTCTCAATTACTGACCCGGCTCCCAGCAGGACAAGGCCCCCAATCATGATCTGCATGGCTGTCATCCACAGCATATCCACCCGGGCCGCATTACGCTTCGTATAGACGGTGGCAAAAGCCCAGCTGAGCGCACTGGCCAGAGCGAGCACAATGCCCTGAACAGAGATGCTCCCGGTGAAGCCGCCGATACTGAGTGAGGCTACACCGAGGAATCCGAGCACGAGACCGGCCAGCTTCAGCCCATACATGCTCTCACCCAGCCAGAGCCAGGCGAAAATGCCAAGCAGCACCGGCTGCAGAAAAACAATGGCGGAGAACAGGCCGGAAGGCACATACTGCAGGCCAATGGTCTGGAAGCCATAATAGAAGACGATACTGAGAAAAGCCGACACCAGATACACCGGCCACAGCCGCTTGAACTGAAGCTCCTTCAGCTTCGGAAGGGCGGCGGCGATCAGAATTACACCGGCGATTACGGTGCGTATCCCGGCAAACAACAGCGGCGGAGCGTAGTGTAAAGCAATTTTGGAAAGAGGCCAATTAATGCCCCAGACAATGACCAGAAAGATAAGCAAAGCTATGGTTTTTCTCTGCTGCTGCATTTATTCACCTCTTGTTCTATTTTCATACCAATGATACAGTAAAATTAGTTATAATTGAAATGAATTATTATTATAAGGGGCATACCAAAACTGTTATGAACAACAATCAGATCCGTTTGTTTGTCAGCATTGCCGAGAGCGGCAGCTTCACGAAAGCCGGACTGGAAATGAATATGACCCAGCCTGCAGTCAGCCGGGCCATCTCCGCGCTGGAGGCGGAGCTTGCGGTGAAGCTGCTGCTGCGCGACCGCCGCAGCGGGCTGATGCTCACCGATATCGGCAAGCGTATCCTTGTTATTTTCCGGGAGATCCTGATCGGGTATGACAAAGTGGAGCAGGAGATTGCCGCCGAAAAGGGGCTGGAGAAGGGACTGATCCGTGTCGGGGCGTTTCCGGTGGCTTCGGCGCATCTGGTCCCCAAGATTATCCGCTCTATCGCCTCAAGCTACCCTGAGATCGAGATCAGGCTGTACGAAGGGACGGTCGACGAGGTGAAAGAATGGCTGGACGCGCGGTTCATTGACGTGGGGCTGATCATTCCTCCGGATGGAAACTTCGACACCGTTCCACTCTTCCGGGAAAAGCTGTATGCCGTGCTGCAGGACGACCACCCGCTCCGGCACAAGGATGTTATTTGTGTGAAGGACCTGGAAGATGAGCCGATGCTGATCTGCAGATCCGGCTATGAACCGCCGGTAGTCGATTTATTCAAGAGAGGCGGCAGCAAGCTGAATGTGAAATATGAGGTCAGCAGCTATCTGACTGCCCTCAATATGGTCAAGGAAGGGCTGGCTGTGGGCGTGATGTCCCAGCTCTCGCTGCTGTCGCTTCCTCCCGGCGTGATCATCCGGGAGCTGGCTCCTGATGCCTACCGTGATATTCATCTAGCGGTGAACTCGCTTGCCGAGGTGTCGATTGCCGTCAGGCTGTTCATGGATACGGCCCTGCAGCTGACCGCCAGTCCGGATACTGCAGGATCGCCCGGAATTCAGGCCGGGCAAGTATAGCCGGGGAGATTGAACTATATAAGGAGGGAATCGAAGTGAAATATAACCGTTTGGGCAACAGCGGACTGCAGGTGTCTGCGCTGGGCCTCGGGACCAACGCGTTCGGAAAGAGGGCCGGCCAGCAGGCCTCGATTGATATTGTTCATGCCGCGCTGGACCATGGAATCAACTTCATAGATACTGCCAATATCTACGCCGGCTCCGAGTCCGAGCGAATCATTGGGCTGGCACTTGAAGGCAGGCGGCAGGAAGCCGTTCTGGCTACCAAGGCAGGCCTGCCGGTACACGAAGGGCCCGGAGGCAGCGGCTCTTCGCGCCGTCATCTGATACAGGAGCTTGAAGGCAGCTTGCGCCGCTTGAAGACGGATTATGTGGATCTCTATCAGATACATACCTTCGATCCCTATACGCCGCTGGAAGAGACCTTGCGGACACTGGATGATATGGTATCCGCAGGCAAGGTCCGCTATATCGGCGCTTCCAATTATGCAGCCTGGGAGCTGATGAAAGCGCTGGGAATCAGCGAATTGCGCAATCTGGCCAAGTATGTCTCCATCCAGTGTAGCTATTCTCTTGCTGACCGGACACCCGAGACCCAGCTGCTCCCGCTCTGCCTGGATCAGGGAATCGGCATCATTCCCTATTTCCCGCTGGCTGGAGGCATCCTCACAGGCAAATACGGCGGCAGCGACGCCCCGCCCGCCGGCTCCAGAGCGCAGACGGATCCGAACTTCAGCCGCTTCCTGAGCAAGGACCGGATCGCCCTTGGCGATGCGGCGGGAGCCATCGCCGCTGAGCTGGCGGCCTCCCCCACCGTGCTGTCGCTGGCCTGGCTGATGCACCAGCCTGCCGTCTCCACCGTCATTGTCGGCGCTACGAAGGCCGCGCAACTGCAAGAAAGCATCCAGAGCGTTACGCTGGCTCTGGATGCCGATAGCCTGCACCGGCTGGACGAAGCCAGCCGGGCCTTCCGGCACGGCGAGCCGTTCGCATACTACCGTCTGCCGTAAACAGCGAAGCCGCTGCCTTTTGTGAATGGCAGCGGCTGATTGCTGTTCCTCGAACGCATGTGCACAAGCCGGCAGCTTCGCGGACTCAGCATCCGCTGTTCCTGCCAAAATCGCGTTCTGCGCTTCATATCTATAGCCTATAACGGTCTTTATGACTTGGAGGCCGGCGTATAAATCAGGCAGCGCAGGGTCTTCCCGGGATAACGAAGCTCTGCTGTATAGGAGCTTCCGTCTTTCAGTTTAACCAAAACTGCTACAACCCCGCGTTTGTCATATATGCTGTCCTTAATAATAGAAGTGCCGACAATCTCACGGGTGTCACCCTGTTTGTCTGCAACAATGGTGCGCGCGGTCTGGAGCCAGCTGGAATCCTGTCTGATCCGCCCGTTCATCTCTGCTGTGATTGGCGTTCTCTTATAATCCCGTTCCACAATGGTCGTATCCAGGACCGTTCCGCTCAGCGAATCAATGAGTACATTATACGTGAGATAGGGTCTTCCTTGAGCTCGGAGCGTCCCTTCTCGGTAAGGATGGAAATCGACGGACCACTCTCCCTTTTGCTCAGGACCCCATTTATTGTATAACGCTGTGGCCTCTAGCTTGGACAGATCCACATCGAATAGACGGATCACACTCTCTCTTGCTTTGCTGAGGGTTTCGGCCTCGCCGATGTCCTTCTGATCAGGCTGCGGTTTTACATAGGTCAGGCTCAACACATAATTGAAGCGATAATTCCAATCGATAAACTGCAGCATTTCCTCATCCGTAAGGGCACGCTTGGGGAATACATAAGTAGCTTTGCTCTGATCCAGATAAAACTCGTGGTTCCCGGCTTTCATGGGCAGCTTCTGCTTGGGACGCAGGCCATCGAACCGATATTGATCGTCCAGGATAAGCCGCCGTTTGATTTCTTGCTCGGTCATCTCCCGGGTGAATATTTCATGATCCATAAATCTAAGCTTTTCGGCGTACGCATTGGACTCCTTGATTTCCTCTTCAGTGACCGTGAGCTCCAAATACGTCTGGATCGTCGAGACCGGAGCCTTCGCCTCGATCTTCAGCACCGGAATCTGGCCGCTCGCCAGTTGAACCGCAGGCTTCCCGGTTTGCTGCTGTGTGTAGGATACATTCGCTTCCGGCATCTGGCGGCTCATTTCTGTGTAAGCAACAATTTGCGGTACCGCAAAAGCACTGAGACCCAGCAGTCCTCCCGCTATGAATATCACTCCAAGGGCCGATTTAACGTCATTTCTGTTCATCTTCACTACCTCCAATGTGTAAGTGGGCTTGTCTTAGCCTTACTGTAAGATAAAGATGTTATAAAGTAAGAGGCCCGTTGTTATGGAGTTGTAAAATAAGCTGTATGGTCGTACCCTTCTGCTCCTCCGACTTCAGAGACAGCTGCGCCTGATGCGCTTCTGCAATCTGGCGGCACAGGGCCAGACCGAGTCCGGCCCCGCCATGTTCTCTGGATCGCGCATGATCCACCCGGTAGAACGGCTCAAATACCCGCTCCAAATGTGCGGCGCTCATGCCTCTGCCGGAGTCTGTCACCTCCAAAACCGCCGCAGCATCCTGTTCATACGCCGCCAGCTTGATCTCCAAACCCGGGGTTGAAGCATGGATCGAGTTCTCCAGGCAATTCACCAGAAACGATTCGAGCAGTTCCCGGTCGCCCCATACCGCGGGAATATCTGCATCTAGAATCAGCTCAATCCCTGCCGCATCCAGATTAGCCTGTTCCATCCGGCGCACGGATTCGAACAGTTCCACAACCGGTATCCTGCTCCGTTTCACCGGCTGATGGCTGAGAATGGATAGATCCAGCAGCTTGAAAACCAGATTCTTCAGGCGCAGCGTCTCGCTCCAGAGATACCCGCTCGCTGTTATCCGCTCTTCCTCATCAATATGGGCGGCATTCAAATACTGGGCGAATCCCTGCAGACTGGTCAGCGGCGTTCTCAGCTCATGAGCCAGGTTATCCACCATCCGCTGTTTCTCCTCAGCCATGGCGGAGAGGTCCGTGACCTGCCTTTCCACAGCATCTGCCATGCGGTTAAAGTGCTGCGCCAGCTCCCCGAATTCATCCCTGTTCTTAAGCTGCACCCGTTGGCCATAGTTCCCTTCGGCTATACTTTTGGTGCTGTCCGCCAATGATTGCAGAGGTTTCGTCAGCTTGCGGATCAGCACATACATGAGTGCAGCAAGAACAGGAATCGAAATACAGTTGATATAGACAAAATAACGATTCAGCTCATCCTGGCCGGCATACAGTGCTTCAATATCCCGCCGGTAAGTTAGCTGCAAATACCCGTAAGGCGCCGGCAGCTCATTCGTTACGCTGATATGGCGGGCGGACGGCTCCGATGGCTCCGCATACACGGGGGCATCCTGATTGGATAATTGCAGAGATATGCCCCGCTCCCGGTAATACTCTCCATAGGAACGGGCAACATCCAGCAGAATCGTATCGTTAATCCGCATCCCCCGTGATTTTATGGAATTTAGATTTTCATAGATACTGTTGGCAATCAGAGCATGGTCACTTGCCGCCCGCTGCTGTTCCCTGTTCATATTCAGCCGCCAGCTTTTGTTCATAATCATAATGACGCTCACATCCAGGACTACAACGAACAAGACGAGCATCAGCACCAGCGTTTTCTGCCAGAATCTCATCGCTCACCTCTCCGCTTCCAGACGGTAACCCAGCTTGTACACCGTTCTGATACGTTCTTCCCAGCCCAGTTTTTTGCGCAGTTGCCGGATATGCACATCCACCGTCCGGGTATCTCCTTCAAATTCATAACCCCAGGCCAGCTCCAGCAGTTTCTCCCGGGATAAGGCAATATTCTGGTTCTGAATCAGAACCTCCAGCAATTCAAATTCTCTGGCCGTTAGTTCGACAAGCTGTCCGCTCCTATAGATCTGCCGGGCCGCCAAACGGATGTCTACATCTCCTGCGGTAAATCCCTCTTCTTCCTTGATATTCCGGCGCAAAACAACGTTGATGCGGGCCAGCAGCTCCAAAATCTCAAACGGTTTAATGATATAATCATCCGCACCCAGCTCAAAGCCGGTGATGCGGTCAGCCAAAGAATCCTTGGCGGTAATAAAAATAACCGGAACACCCGGATGGCGGTGCCGCCTCATCCATTCAAATCCATCCATCACCGGCAGCATCACATCCAGCAAAATAAGATCGATCTTCTCCTGCTCCAGAATCTGCTGCATCTGCGCTCCATCAAAGGCTTTAAAAAACCGATGGCCAACCAGCTTTAAATTCATCGTAATCAGATCGCTGATCGGCTTCTCATCCTCAACCACCAATATCGTTGCCATCCCCAAACCTCCACCTCTTGCTTAGCCAGTTATACCTGTACGGTGCCATAATCGTTGTGGTTCGACATTGTAACCCAATTCCCTCTATTATTCAAACCCTTCACTGGTCTCAGCCCGGTCATCGGCCGGAATCCAACAGAGAAATCGCCTTGCCTTAAGCGGACTGGACGCAATGGTGAGGGCTTGCAGCAGGGATACTCCGTCCTCAGCCATCTGTGTGTCGAGCCTATCCATCTTAGACGCCAATAAGCCGGACGCTATCCCCTTCAGGGGGCAGCGTCCGGCTTAATTTTAACCTGTCTGTGTTAGACCGCAGCGATAAAATGCTCCATATCCTCTTGTACACTGGTAATGCCGCTAATGCCGAAGGTGTCTACCAGCACTTTGGCTACATTCGGAGAGAGGAAGGCCGGCAGTGTCGGGCCAAGATGAATATTCTTGACACCGAGATGCAGCAGGGCCAGCAGCACAATGACCGCTTTTTGCTCGTACCAGGCAATATTGTAGGCAATCGGCAGATCATTGATGTCCTCCAGTCCGAATACCTCCTTGAGCTTCAGCGCAATCACGACTAGGGAATAGGAGTCGTTGCATTGTCCGGCATCCAGTACGCGGGGAATCCCGCCGACCTCCCCAAGCGCCAGCTTGTTGTATTTATACTTCGCACAACCCGCCGTCAGAATAACGGTATCTCCCGGCAGCTCAGCGGCAAATTCCGTGTAGTAATTCCGGCTCTTCATCCGGCCGTCGCAGCCTGCCATCACAAAGAACTGCTTGATTGCGCCGCTCTGCACAGCCTCTACCACCTGATCGGCCACATTCATTACCGCAGCATGGGCGAAGCCGCCAACAATTTCTCCGGTTTCAATTTCAGTTGGTGCCTCGCAACTCTTGGCCTGCTCGATGATTGCAGAGAAATCCTTCTCCCCGTTCTCACCGGCCGCAATATGCTGTACCCCAGGGAAACCCGTATGGCCGGTGGTGTACAGACGGTGAATATAGCTGTCCTTAGGAGGTACAATGCAGTTCGTAGTCATCAGAATCGGACCGTTAAAGCTCGCAAATTCCTCATTTTGCTTCCACCAGGCGTTGCCGTAATTGCCTACGAAATGGCTGTATTTTTTGAATGCAGGATAATAGTGGGCCGGCAGCATCTCGCTGTGTGTATACACATCCACTCCGGTTCCTTCCGTCTGCTTGAGCAGCGAATCCATATCCTTCAGGTCATGCCCGCTGATCAGAATCCCCGGACGGGTTCCCACACCGATGTTCACTTTGGTAATTTCCGGGTTGCCGTATGTCGATGTATTCGCCCGGTCCAGCAGCGCCATGACCTCTACACCCAGCTTCCCGCATTCCAGCACCAGCGCAGTCAGTTCGTCGCCGCTGAGCGTGTCATCCAGCACTGCCGCCAAACCTTTTTCCATAAAAGCCTGAGCATTAGGCTCATAATAGCCCAGTACCGCCGCATGCTCCATATAAGCCGCCATCCCTTTGAGTCCGTAGGTCAGCAGCTCGCGCAGCGAACGGATATCCTCATGTTCTGTGGCAAGAACACCTACTTCCTGTGCTTTTAGCTGCAGCTCCTCATCTGTACCGGCAGTCCAGAGGGCTGCATCATGACCGGACAGGGCAGCCTCTGCCCCTGCGGAGTTCAGCCGGTTTCTCCACTGGTCACGAAGTGCAAGTCCTTCTCTAATGCGTGTTGTGAAATGCTCCGGGGTGAAGTTTGCATTGGTAATGGTCGCGAACATGCTTCCGGTTATAAACTTCTCTGTGGCCGGATCAGTGATGCCAAGCTCGCGGCCCCGCTGTGCAAAGATTGAAATGCCTTTCAGCGTATACAGCAGCAGATCCTGGAGATTCGCCACCTCGCTGGTTTTACCGCAGACTCCCTGGATGGTGCAGCCTGATCCCTTCGCCGCCTCCTGACATTGAAAACAGAACATTTCGCTCATTTCCCGTTCACTCCTTATGGGTTCTTGGATACTGGACAGGACATTCCTCGTCCCGCCTTTACAGTTACCAGTAATTGTAGTAGACTTTCGTCGAACAATCGGTAACGGATGTTACCGAATATTTAAATTCTGGAGGAAATCTATGAAACCTGACCCTGCCGTGCTGCAGGCCTGTCTGCTGTTTCGGGGACGGTCTGTGGAAGAGATTGAATCTCTGCTGCACAAGATGATCTACACTGTCAGCGAGTTTCCGAGAAAAACAGTAATCCTCGCTGAAGGCGACAAGGCCGACCGCCTCGGTATCGTGCTCTCGGGACGGGTGGAAGTGCAGAAGAACCATCCCACGGGCAGCGGTGTAACCATTGCCCATCTGAATCAAGGCCAGACCATTGGCGAAGCCGTGCTGTTCCGCAGAAACAACAGTGTTCCCGCAACGGTTACCGCCTCTGATCCCTGCACCGTCATGTTCATTGGCAAGCAGGAGCTGCTGCGGATGTTTACGGCAGATACAGACCTGTTGACCCGTTTCATTGAGAATCTGTCCGAGCGGCTGGTGCTGGTCAACCGGAAAATTGAAATACTCTCAGCCGGACCGCTGCGGCGGCGCATTGTCGATTTTCTGCTGGAGCAGGCGGAGCTGCAGTCCTCCGCTACTGTCCGGCTTCCTTTCAGCAGAAAGGAATGGGCCGAGCATTTGAATACGGCACGGCCTTCGCTTTCCCGTGAAATGGGAATTCTGCGCGACCAGGGCTGGATTCTTTTCAAGGGGAGGGAAATCACCCTTCTGGACATGGATCAGATGAAGGATTACATTCACAGTGTCGAAGCTGATTCCGGGGGCAAGAGCTGAAGCAGATGACTAATTATGGAGGAAGGGTCGAGGATGCTCGAAGCAACGTCGCAGAACGTAGAACAAATGTTGGGGGACACCTGTGAATTTTTCCACACCGGAGCTACAAGGGCTGTTGCCTTCCGGCTGGAGCAGCTGCGGAAGCTGAAGAATGCCATCAAACGCTACGAAACACGGATTATTGCCGCTCTGAATAAGGACCTGCACAAAAGCGAATTCGAAGCCTATGCTACGGAGATCGGCTTCACGCTCGACAGCATCGGGTACATGATGAAGCACCTGAAACGCTGGGCAAAGCCCGTCAAAGTAAAGTCCCCGCTGCATATGTTCCCGGCCAAAAGCCTGATTCTCAGCGAGCCCTACGGGACCGTGCTGATTATCGGACCTTTCAATTATCCGTTCCAGCTGCTGATTGAGCCGCTGATCGGCGCTATCGCCGCCGGGAATTGCGCTGTGCTGAAGCCTTCGGAGAGTACTCCCGCTGTCTCGGGAGTTATAGAAGACATGATCCGGGAGACGTTCGAACCGGCTTATATCCGGGTAGTCCAAGGCGAGAAAGAGATGACCACTCAGCTGATCCAGGCCAAGTTCGATTATATTTTCTTTACGGGAAGTGTCCCTGTCGGCAAAATCGTGATGGAAGCCGCCGCCAAAAATCTGGTCCCGGTCACGCTGGAGCTCGGCGGTAAAAGCCCGGTCATCGTCGATAAGACGGCCGATCTGGAGGCGGCGGCCAAGCGGATCGTCTGGGGAAAGCTGATCAATGTGGGGCAGACCTGCATCGCCCCGGATTACATGCTGGTCCACCACAGCGTCGCAGCCGAGCTGATCCGCCGGATCAAACATTATATTACTGTTTTTTACGGCAGCGATATTCAGCGCAGCCCGGATTACGGCCGGATCGTCAATGAACGGCAGCTGCAGCGGATTCGCGGAATGTTGGAGAAGGACCAGGCTAAGATTGTTCTGGGCGGCAAGGTTTTGCCCGAAGATCTGTACATTGAGCCCACCTTGATCCACCCGGCTGCCTGGAGCGACGCCTCCATGGCGGATGAGATCTTTGGACCTGTCCTGCCCATTATGGAATACAGCCGCCTGGAAGAGGCCATTCAATCGGTGAATGAACACCCCAAACCGCTGGCGCTCTACTTATTCACAGAGGATAAGCAGGTGGAGCGCGAGGTGCTTGGGCGCGTTTCGTTCGGCGGCGGCTGCGTAAATGATACCATCACCCACGTAGCCAGCAGCCACCTGCCGTTCGGCGGCGTCGGCGGCTCCGGGATTGGCGGGTATCACGGCGAGCACAGCTTTGATGTTTTCTCCCACCGGAAAAGCATCGTAAAGCGGAGCACCCGAATCGACTTCGGCATTGTCTATCCGCCTTATGGCAATAAAGTCAAGCTGGCGCGGAAGCTGCTGAAGTAGCAGCGGTTAGGATTCAGGAACACAAACATAACGTAAAATAGGATCAGATGGATAGGAGAGGGTTCTGTGGCGGAACGAAAACAAGTGTTTACAGGCTCACCGTGGGAGTCAACCGTGGGATACTGCCGGGCCATCCGTGTTGGCGACCGGATTGAGGTAGCAGGAACGACAGCGATGAAGGACGGCGTAGTTTTTGGCAAAGGCAACCCTTATGAGCAAACCCGGTTTATTCTGCAGGTCATTGAGAAGGCGCTTGGGGAACTGGGTGCAGGCCTGGAGAATGTTATAAGAACAAGAATGTTCGTCACGGACATTTCCAAATGGGAGGAATTCGGAAAGGCCCATGGAGAGTTTTTCAAGGATATCCAGCCTGTTGCGACAATGGTTGAGGTAAAAGCGCTGATCGCCCCCGACCTGCTCATTGAAATCGAAGTAGAGGCTATCGCACCGTAAACCTGTTCCTGCATTTCCGCCGTTGTTGCGGAGCAAACACGCCTGCGGCGTTCTAACAACGGCGTTTCTGCCGTTGTTGCGGAGCAAACCGGCCTGCGGTGCTCTAACAACGGCATTTCTGCCGTTGTTGCGGAGCAAACCGGCCTACGGTGCTCTAACAACGGCATTTCTGCCGTTGTTTCGCCAGCGCTCTGTATGCGCTGGAATCAGAGGTACTTTTACCTCTCATCTGGCTCAACGAACCACTTCTGGCCTAATCAGAGATATTTTTACCTCTCATTTCACCCTGCGGGCCTACTTCTAGCCTAATCAGAGGTATTTATACCTTTCATTTCACCCTGCGGGCCTACTTCTGGCCAATTCAGAGGTATTTTTACCTCTCATTTCACCCCTTCGGCCTACTTCCGGCCTAATCAGAGGTATTTTTACCTCTCATTTCGCCAATAGCCCAAACTAAACTCCAGCTCAGCCCGCCGGTCTGCCGGAAATCCAGCCGGCTACCTCTTTTTCCGGGATCGGTCTGCTAATGAAGTAGCCTTGAATCTTGTCGCAGCTTGTCCGCTCCAAAAAGGCAAGCTGTTCCTGCGTCTCTACACCTTCGGCGGTTACATTCAGCCCCATGTCATGGCCAATCGTCACAATGGAGCTGGCCAGCGACATGTTGTTCGGTGTATCAATACTGTCGATAAAGGATTTATCGATCTTCAGCGTGGTAATTGGCAGCTGCTTCAGATAGCTTAGCGAAGAGTAACCTGTCCCGAAGTCGTCAAGCGCAATGCCGATTCCTCTCTGCTTAAGGGGCTCCAGCTTGGAACTGACCGCCTCGAAGGATTCCATAAAGATCGACTCTGTAATCTCCAATTCCAGGTACTCCGGTGCAAGTCCGGTATCCCCCAGTACAGTCAGCACCATATCCGTGAAGTCATCAAGCATCAATTGGACCACTGAAATATTAACCGAAATGTGATAGCCCTCGTATCCCTGTGCCTGCAATTCCCTCATGAAACGGCAGGCCTTGCGCAGCACCCATTCCCCAATCGGAACAATCAGGCGGCAATCCTCGGCGATGGTGATAAACGACAGCGGAGACACAAAGCCAAGCACCGGACTGTTCCAGCGGATCAGGGCCTCAAAACCCCATATCCGGCCTGAGCCGGTATCCACCAGCGGCTGGTATTGCAGCGACAATTCATTGTTCGCAATCGCATTCCTTAGATGATGTTCAACAATCATCCGT
This genomic window contains:
- a CDS encoding aldehyde dehydrogenase, which encodes MLEATSQNVEQMLGDTCEFFHTGATRAVAFRLEQLRKLKNAIKRYETRIIAALNKDLHKSEFEAYATEIGFTLDSIGYMMKHLKRWAKPVKVKSPLHMFPAKSLILSEPYGTVLIIGPFNYPFQLLIEPLIGAIAAGNCAVLKPSESTPAVSGVIEDMIRETFEPAYIRVVQGEKEMTTQLIQAKFDYIFFTGSVPVGKIVMEAAAKNLVPVTLELGGKSPVIVDKTADLEAAAKRIVWGKLINVGQTCIAPDYMLVHHSVAAELIRRIKHYITVFYGSDIQRSPDYGRIVNERQLQRIRGMLEKDQAKIVLGGKVLPEDLYIEPTLIHPAAWSDASMADEIFGPVLPIMEYSRLEEAIQSVNEHPKPLALYLFTEDKQVEREVLGRVSFGGGCVNDTITHVASSHLPFGGVGGSGIGGYHGEHSFDVFSHRKSIVKRSTRIDFGIVYPPYGNKVKLARKLLK
- a CDS encoding RidA family protein produces the protein MAERKQVFTGSPWESTVGYCRAIRVGDRIEVAGTTAMKDGVVFGKGNPYEQTRFILQVIEKALGELGAGLENVIRTRMFVTDISKWEEFGKAHGEFFKDIQPVATMVEVKALIAPDLLIEIEVEAIAP